A window of the Plasmodium vinckei vinckei genome assembly, chromosome: PVVCY_08 genome harbors these coding sequences:
- a CDS encoding PIH1 domain-containing protein, putative, with the protein MMEDIKISYEEKEKFQKAFRQHEFRVLFDEYFDEISDEKYRKEKEDYLLSLYFKGELKKDQILIKPNEVFCVKTKILYSNQMNQNLFINICTHQGIYSISFEDLSVGKICIPYSLSQIRPDKQGDNICCLTVDCCVNPSTVDAIRAYNEVLNFLLENVCQCIEQNFMKDNEKICRDFKILNDIICKGDKPFLLCINKNSIIKNVLIEEEKKLDKLKKEFEDKEIITTENDVNQLLNKSKIKTEIKNSMEDDENNIIKPDEKDSNSYEKEDMKKIEKKKYYIYHQGSLNTSSFFKLKEYEHISLNLPNKIKILINTDNYIKKKDIKIDIKEKKMEVMFNNVEENLIIDLPYPCDSKDYLCILKNKKKIVEIYLNLCKEFVKSYTEKLYKEHVYKEVDEKKEDSDSLDYIDDLVKGYEAAQNQKEEIKNSGKSSENISLNCAKSLSENEQDIPIEPSTCTDNVVVNTANNCLDFDEKKDIFNFNIDEKVNKDYINKPSDIEPCASDENNKKEKKIYLKDINNDENDIDECNVDLSNSPNYQNDKNNTKDAENDCTLKNLKIEMVHDRKGYILNECNNKADYIMKKDKDEREKENFIFEFNEQELLNDVNMHDNMSKDTFFSCILWAAYI; encoded by the exons ATGATGGAggacataaaaataagttatgaagaaaaagaaaaatttcaaaaagCCTTTAGACAACATGAATTTCGAGTTTTATTTGATGAATATTTTGATGAAATATCagatgaaaaatatagaaaagaaaaagaagacTATTTATTAAGTCTATATTTTAAAggagaattaaaaaaagatcaaattttaattaagcCTAATGAAGTATTTTGtgttaaaacaaaaatctTATATTCAAATCAAATGAATCAAAatctatttataaatatatgcacacaTCAAGGTATTTATAGTATTTCATTTGAGGATCTTTCAGTAGGAAAAATTTGCATACCTTATTCACTATCCCAAATTCGACCTGACAAGCAAg GAGATAACATATGCTGTCTTACGGTCGATTGTTGCGTGAATCCTTCGACTGTGGATGCAATAAGGGCATATAATGaagttttaaattttttgttagAAAATGTTTGTCAATGTATAGAACAAAACTTTATGAAAgacaatgaaaaaatatgtcgagactttaaaattttaaatgatataatttgTAAAGGTGATAagccttttttattatgtataaataaaaattctattataaaaaatgttttgattgaagaagaaaaaaagctagacaaactaaaaaaagagTTTGaagataaagaaataattacaACAGAAAATGATGTTAACCAACTTTTAAAcaaaagtaaaataaaaactgaaataaaaaatagcatGGAAGATGATgagaataatattataaaaccAGATGAAAAGGATTCAAATTcatatgaaaaagaagatatgaaaaaaatagaaaaaaaaaaatattatatatatcatcaaGGTTCACTTAATACATCATCTTTTTTCAAACTAAAAGAGTATGAACATATTTCTCTAAATTtaccaaataaaataaaaattttaataaatactGATAATTATATCAAGAAAAAAGATATTAAGATAGAtataaaggaaaaaaaaatggaagtTATGTTTAACAATGTTGAAGAGAACTTAATAATTGATTTACCTTATCCATGTGATTCAAAAGATTATTTAtgcattttaaaaaataaaaaaaaaattgttgaaatatatttaaatttatgcaAAGAATTTGTCAAGAGCTATACtgaaaaattgtataaagAGCATGTTTATAAAGAAgtagatgaaaaaaaagaagattCAGATTCGTTAGATTATATCGATGATTTAGTAAAGGGTTACGAAGCAGCACAAAACCAAAaggaagaaataaaaaattctgGAAAATCTagtgaaaatatatcattaaatTGTGCTAAGTCTTTATCAGAAAATGAGCAAGACATCCCAATAGAGCCCTCTACATGTACAGACAACGTAGTAGTAAATACAGCAAATAATTGCCTAGAttttgatgaaaaaaaagatatttttaattttaacatAGATGAAAAAGTTAATAAAGATTATATTAACAAGCCTAGTGATATAGAACCATGTGCAtctgatgaaaataataaaaaagaaaaaaaaatatatttaaaagatataaataacgATGAAAACGACATAGATGAATGTAATGTGGATTTGTCTAATTCACCAAACTatcaaaatgataaaaataatacaaaggATGCCGAAAATGATTGTActttgaaaaatttaaaaattgagATGGTTCATGATAGAAAAggttatatattaaatgagTGTAATAACAAAGCTGactatataatgaaaaaggaTAAAGATGAAAgagaaaaggaaaattttatttttgaatttaaTGAACAAGAACTTTTAAATGATGTTAACATGCATGACAATATGAGCAAggacacatttttttcatgtaTCTTATGGgcagcatatatataa